Proteins from one Bacteroides mediterraneensis genomic window:
- a CDS encoding twin-arginine translocase TatA/TatE family subunit, translating to MFGIGTQEIIFIVLIVLLFFGGKKIPELMKGLGKGVRSFKEGVKGVETDLDMRDANSDANKNLL from the coding sequence ATGTTTGGAATAGGGACGCAAGAGATAATCTTTATCGTGTTGATAGTTCTGTTGTTTTTTGGCGGTAAAAAAATCCCTGAACTGATGAAAGGACTTGGTAAAGGAGTACGTAGCTTTAAAGAAGGGGTAAAAGGCGTAGAAACCGATTTGGATATGAGGGATGCAAATTCGGATGCAAATAAAAATCTCCTGTAA
- a CDS encoding Arm DNA-binding domain-containing protein gives MVRSSFAILFFIRESRVRKDGTASIEVVLTVNGERCAFSTGKRVKSCNWDKAKQQVKGKDEEAQSLNNYLKAIKAKLYQKEAELLDRGFIITAELLRDAYFDKVESLKEKTLFEVFEEHNQEQEKLVGNGVSKATYWI, from the coding sequence ATGGTAAGAAGTTCATTTGCCATTCTCTTTTTCATAAGAGAGAGCAGAGTTAGAAAAGATGGTACAGCATCAATAGAGGTTGTGCTCACAGTAAATGGAGAAAGATGTGCATTTTCTACAGGTAAAAGAGTAAAATCTTGCAATTGGGATAAAGCCAAGCAACAAGTAAAAGGTAAAGACGAAGAAGCTCAAAGCCTCAACAATTATCTAAAAGCAATCAAAGCCAAACTCTATCAGAAGGAAGCAGAATTATTAGACAGAGGTTTTATCATCACAGCAGAACTATTACGTGACGCTTACTTCGATAAGGTAGAATCACTCAAAGAAAAAACGCTGTTTGAAGTTTTTGAAGAGCATAACCAAGAACAGGAAAAGCTGGTAGGCAATGGGGTTTCCAAAGCTACTTATTGGATTTAG
- a CDS encoding GGGtGRT protein, whose product MIRPVQFESQDRRIKQILAALNENGIKDIEEANAICDAAGLDPYLTCQETQGICFENAKWAYVVGCAIALKKGCKNAADAAEAIGIGLQAFCIPGSVADDRKVGLGHGNLAARLLREETQCFAFLAGHESFAAAEGAIKIAEMANKVRKNPLRCILNGLGKDAAMIISRINGFTYVQTKFDYFTGDLNIVKETPYSDGPRAKVKCYGADDVREGVAIMWHENVDVSITGNSTNPTRFQHPVAGTYKKERVLAGKPYFSVASGGGTGRTLHPDNMAAGPASYGMTDTMGRMHSDAQFAGSSSVPAHVEMMGFLGIGNNPMVGCTVACAVNVALALNK is encoded by the coding sequence ATGATTAGACCAGTACAGTTTGAAAGTCAGGACCGTCGTATCAAGCAGATTTTGGCTGCTTTGAATGAAAACGGTATCAAAGACATTGAAGAAGCTAACGCAATCTGTGACGCAGCCGGCCTTGATCCGTATCTGACTTGTCAGGAAACTCAGGGTATCTGCTTCGAGAATGCTAAATGGGCATACGTAGTAGGTTGTGCCATCGCACTGAAAAAAGGTTGCAAAAACGCTGCCGACGCTGCAGAAGCAATCGGTATCGGTTTGCAGGCTTTCTGTATTCCGGGTTCAGTAGCCGATGACCGTAAAGTAGGTTTGGGTCATGGTAACCTGGCAGCTCGTCTGCTCCGTGAAGAAACTCAGTGCTTCGCTTTCTTGGCAGGCCACGAATCATTCGCTGCTGCAGAAGGTGCTATCAAGATTGCAGAAATGGCCAACAAAGTTCGTAAGAACCCGTTGCGCTGTATCTTGAACGGTCTGGGTAAAGACGCTGCGATGATTATCTCTCGTATCAACGGATTTACTTACGTTCAGACTAAGTTCGATTACTTCACAGGTGATTTGAACATCGTAAAAGAAACTCCGTATTCAGACGGTCCTCGTGCAAAAGTAAAATGCTACGGTGCAGACGATGTACGTGAAGGTGTAGCTATCATGTGGCACGAAAATGTAGATGTATCTATCACAGGTAACTCTACTAACCCGACTCGTTTCCAGCACCCGGTTGCAGGTACTTACAAGAAAGAACGTGTTCTTGCTGGTAAGCCTTACTTCTCAGTAGCTTCAGGTGGTGGTACAGGTCGTACACTTCACCCGGATAACATGGCTGCAGGTCCTGCTTCTTACGGTATGACAGATACTATGGGCCGTATGCACTCAGACGCACAGTTCGCTGGTTCTTCATCAGTTCCTGCTCACGTAGAAATGATGGGATTCTTGGGTATCGGTAACAACCCGATGGTAGGATGTACAGTAGCTTGCGCTGTGAACGTAGCTTTGGCTTTGAATAAGTAA
- a CDS encoding iron-sulfur cluster assembly scaffold protein, translating to MIYSHEVEHMCCVAKGPNHGPAPIPEEGKWIQAKEIKDISGLTHGVGWCAPQQGACKLTLNVKEGVIEECLVETIGCSGMTHSAAMASEILPGKTILEALNTDLVCDAINTAMRELFLQIVYGRTQSAFSEGGLMIGAGLEDLGKGLRSQTGTLYGTKAKGTRYLELTEGYITRMALDKDNQVIGYEFVHMGKFMEQIKKGVDANEALKAVTGTYGRFKPEQGAVKYIDPRKE from the coding sequence ATGATTTATTCACATGAAGTTGAACACATGTGTTGTGTTGCTAAAGGACCTAACCACGGTCCGGCCCCAATTCCTGAAGAAGGAAAATGGATTCAAGCAAAAGAAATCAAAGACATTTCAGGCTTAACTCATGGTGTGGGATGGTGTGCTCCGCAGCAGGGTGCTTGTAAACTGACTTTGAACGTCAAAGAAGGTGTAATCGAAGAATGTCTGGTAGAAACTATCGGTTGCTCAGGTATGACTCACTCAGCTGCTATGGCATCTGAAATCCTGCCGGGTAAGACAATTCTGGAAGCACTGAATACAGACTTGGTTTGCGATGCCATCAACACCGCAATGCGTGAATTGTTCCTGCAGATTGTTTACGGTCGTACTCAGTCAGCTTTCTCTGAAGGCGGTTTGATGATTGGTGCAGGCTTGGAAGACTTGGGTAAAGGACTCCGCAGCCAGACTGGTACTCTGTATGGTACAAAAGCAAAAGGTACTCGTTACTTGGAACTGACAGAAGGTTATATCACTCGTATGGCTTTGGACAAAGACAACCAGGTAATCGGTTACGAATTTGTTCACATGGGTAAATTCATGGAACAGATCAAGAAGGGTGTAGATGCAAACGAAGCATTGAAAGCTGTTACCGGAACTTACGGACGCTTCAAACCCGAACAAGGCGCAGTTAAATATATTGACCCACGTAAAGAATAA
- a CDS encoding DMP19 family protein, translating to MEMNQITVSDADLRKGAEEGMDAFLKVFIDKYLEVTGGVINEQTMPLLNGYQHTLLGYHFFREEVMEGGFVQLIQNGYGPYIFDNPFAKAMRLFGVKDFSKLIYEAKEIYDAHRADLEKDCTEDEFMAMYEQYEAFDDLEEKYMEEEELITAQIAAYVDEHLDSFAAIK from the coding sequence ATGGAAATGAATCAGATTACGGTGTCCGATGCGGATTTGCGCAAAGGAGCGGAAGAGGGAATGGACGCGTTCTTGAAGGTGTTTATCGACAAGTACCTGGAGGTGACGGGTGGGGTGATTAATGAGCAAACCATGCCGTTGCTGAACGGCTATCAGCATACATTGCTGGGGTATCACTTTTTCCGGGAGGAAGTGATGGAAGGCGGTTTTGTGCAGCTCATCCAGAATGGGTATGGGCCGTATATATTTGACAATCCGTTTGCCAAGGCGATGCGTCTGTTTGGGGTGAAGGACTTTTCGAAGCTGATTTATGAAGCTAAGGAGATTTACGATGCCCACCGTGCCGATTTGGAGAAAGACTGTACGGAAGATGAGTTCATGGCCATGTACGAGCAGTATGAGGCGTTCGACGATTTGGAAGAGAAGTATATGGAAGAGGAAGAGCTGATTACGGCGCAGATTGCCGCTTACGTGGACGAGCATTTGGATTCTTTTGCTGCGATAAAATAG
- a CDS encoding Yip1 family protein, protein MNYKELFNKMAFLLSSPGRFWEKEVSQGQGNRMMSEYVYPLIGLCGLAEFVGTFIGRDVSSEFFQWALTRCCAVAVALFGGFFLASYLLDKITWRWFDKYVPTEKMQVFVGYSMTVLFVLDVVNGLISIEILHWILQLYTVVVVFEGARRFLDIPESRLTSYTVVASILVLLSPVMIEFVFNKLSVILN, encoded by the coding sequence ATGAATTATAAAGAATTGTTCAATAAAATGGCATTTTTGCTTTCCTCGCCCGGTCGTTTCTGGGAAAAAGAAGTTTCCCAAGGGCAAGGAAACCGGATGATGTCGGAATATGTCTATCCGCTGATTGGATTGTGCGGGTTGGCCGAGTTTGTCGGGACATTTATCGGACGGGATGTCAGCTCAGAGTTCTTTCAATGGGCACTGACACGTTGTTGTGCCGTGGCCGTGGCTTTGTTTGGAGGATTTTTCCTGGCTTCCTATCTGCTGGATAAAATTACCTGGAGATGGTTCGACAAGTATGTGCCAACGGAGAAAATGCAGGTGTTTGTGGGTTATTCCATGACGGTCTTGTTTGTGCTCGATGTGGTCAACGGGTTGATTTCCATTGAGATTCTTCACTGGATTCTGCAGCTGTACACCGTAGTGGTGGTGTTTGAAGGGGCACGGCGTTTTCTGGATATTCCGGAGAGCAGGTTGACTTCTTACACTGTGGTAGCTTCCATTTTGGTATTACTTTCTCCGGTGATGATTGAATTTGTGTTTAATAAATTGTCTGTAATTTTGAATTGA
- the smpB gene encoding SsrA-binding protein, translated as MRPVANNINIKNKRASFDYEFIDTYTAGIVLTGTEIKSIRQGKASLVDTFCFFSRGELWVKNMHIAEYFYGSYNNHTARRDRKLLLTKKELRKLQRTSEEPGFTIVPTRMYINERGLAKVVIALAKGKKQYDKRQTLKEKEDRRMMDRMFKR; from the coding sequence ATGAGACCAGTTGCAAATAATATTAATATCAAAAACAAGCGGGCATCGTTCGATTATGAATTCATCGATACGTACACCGCAGGAATCGTGCTGACCGGTACGGAAATCAAGTCCATCCGGCAAGGGAAGGCGAGTCTGGTAGATACGTTCTGCTTCTTCTCCCGTGGGGAACTGTGGGTGAAGAACATGCACATTGCCGAGTATTTTTACGGTTCGTACAACAACCATACGGCGCGGCGCGACCGTAAGCTGCTGCTGACCAAGAAGGAACTGCGCAAACTGCAGCGCACCTCCGAGGAGCCGGGCTTTACCATTGTGCCTACCCGCATGTATATCAACGAGCGTGGACTGGCCAAGGTGGTCATTGCGCTGGCCAAGGGTAAGAAACAGTATGACAAACGTCAGACATTGAAAGAGAAAGAAGACCGGCGGATGATGGACCGCATGTTCAAACGCTAA
- the metH gene encoding methionine synthase has product MQTKTIQQLIRERILVLDGAMGTMIQQYNLSEADFRGERFKEAKGQLKGNNDLLCLTRPEVIEDIHRKYLEAGADIIETNTFNATSVSMADYHVEAYCREINLAAARLARRMADEFTAMNPEKPRFVAGSVGPTNKTCSMSPDVNNPAFRALTFDELQEAYCEQMEALLEGGVDALLIETIFDTLNAKVAIRAAELSMEKTGRKVPLMLSVTVSDVGGRTLSGQTLDAFLASVEHADIFSIGLNCSFGARQLKPFLERLAARAPYYISAYPNAGLPNTLGQYDQTPEDMAAEVKEYIDEGLVNIIGGCCGTTEKYIAKYQDLIRGVQPRVPVQPHKYMWLSGLELLEVSPEINFVNVGERCNVAGSRKFLRLINEKKYEEALSIARKQVEDGALILDVNMDDGLLDAAEEMTTFLNLVASEPEIARVPLMIDSSKWEVIRAGLKCVQGKCIVNSISLKEGEEVFVAHAREVKELGAAVIVMAFDEKGQADTFSRKIEVCERAYRILVDKVGFNPHDIIFDPNVLAVATGIEEHNNYAVDFIQATGWIRKHLPGAHVSGGVSNLSFSFRGNNYIREAMHAVFLYHAIQQGMDMGIVNPATSVLYTDIPQDILERIEDVVLNRRPDAAERLIETAEQLKREKEGTASQEGHEAQLLWRKDTTVEERLQYALVKGFSDYLEEDLQEALSRYPNAVSIIEGPLMAGMNHVGDLFGSGKMFLPQVVKTARTMKKAVAILQPYIEAEKEEGARSAGKVLVATVKGDVHDIGKNIVSVVMACNNYEIIDLGVMVPAETIVETAIREKVDIVGLSGLITPSLEEMVHVVTELQRAGVDVPVMIGGATTSKLHTALKIAPVYHAPVVYMKDASQNALVAAKLLNPEQRPAFVEALNEEYQALRDKNKQKVVKTVSLEEAKKNKLNLWD; this is encoded by the coding sequence ATGCAGACAAAGACAATACAACAACTGATACGGGAACGTATCCTGGTGCTCGATGGGGCGATGGGTACGATGATACAGCAATATAATCTCTCGGAAGCGGATTTCCGTGGGGAACGTTTCAAGGAGGCAAAGGGACAGCTGAAAGGAAACAACGACCTGTTGTGCCTCACGCGTCCGGAGGTGATAGAAGACATTCATCGGAAATACTTGGAAGCGGGAGCCGACATAATCGAAACCAATACGTTTAATGCCACTTCGGTGTCGATGGCCGACTATCACGTGGAGGCCTATTGCCGGGAAATCAATCTGGCAGCTGCCCGTCTGGCCCGTCGGATGGCCGATGAGTTTACGGCGATGAATCCGGAGAAGCCTCGTTTTGTGGCGGGTTCTGTGGGGCCGACCAACAAGACGTGTTCCATGAGTCCGGATGTGAACAATCCGGCTTTCCGGGCATTGACCTTCGACGAATTGCAGGAGGCTTATTGCGAGCAGATGGAAGCCTTGCTGGAAGGCGGGGTGGATGCCTTGCTCATCGAAACCATTTTCGATACGCTGAATGCCAAGGTGGCGATTCGGGCGGCGGAACTTTCGATGGAGAAAACGGGTCGGAAAGTGCCTCTGATGCTGTCGGTTACGGTGTCGGATGTAGGCGGTCGTACGTTGTCGGGACAGACACTGGATGCGTTTCTGGCTTCAGTGGAACATGCGGATATTTTCTCTATCGGACTGAACTGTTCGTTCGGGGCCCGTCAGTTGAAGCCTTTCCTGGAAAGACTGGCTGCCCGTGCACCTTATTATATCAGTGCATATCCGAATGCCGGACTTCCGAACACGCTGGGACAGTATGACCAGACGCCGGAAGATATGGCAGCCGAAGTGAAGGAATATATCGACGAAGGACTGGTCAACATCATCGGTGGATGTTGTGGTACCACGGAAAAATATATTGCCAAATACCAAGATTTGATTCGGGGGGTACAGCCTCGCGTGCCGGTGCAGCCGCACAAGTATATGTGGCTGTCGGGACTGGAACTGCTGGAGGTGTCACCCGAAATCAATTTCGTGAATGTGGGTGAACGCTGCAACGTGGCAGGTTCGCGGAAATTTCTCCGACTCATCAACGAGAAGAAATACGAGGAGGCTTTGTCCATCGCCCGCAAGCAGGTGGAAGATGGGGCATTGATTCTCGATGTCAATATGGACGATGGACTGCTGGATGCGGCAGAAGAGATGACCACCTTCCTGAACCTGGTGGCTTCGGAACCGGAAATCGCCCGTGTGCCCCTCATGATTGATTCTTCCAAATGGGAAGTGATTCGTGCGGGACTGAAGTGTGTGCAGGGTAAATGCATTGTCAACTCCATCTCCTTGAAGGAAGGGGAGGAAGTGTTTGTGGCACATGCCCGTGAGGTAAAAGAGCTCGGGGCGGCTGTCATTGTCATGGCTTTCGACGAGAAGGGGCAGGCCGATACCTTCAGCCGCAAGATTGAGGTCTGTGAACGGGCTTACCGTATTCTGGTGGATAAGGTAGGATTTAACCCTCACGATATTATCTTCGACCCCAACGTGCTGGCCGTGGCGACGGGTATCGAAGAACACAACAATTACGCGGTCGATTTCATTCAGGCTACCGGATGGATACGCAAGCATCTGCCGGGAGCACATGTGAGCGGGGGAGTGAGCAACTTGTCGTTCTCATTCCGCGGCAACAATTATATCCGTGAGGCCATGCATGCGGTGTTCCTCTATCATGCCATTCAGCAGGGTATGGACATGGGCATTGTGAATCCGGCCACTTCCGTGCTTTATACGGACATTCCGCAGGATATTCTGGAACGGATTGAGGATGTGGTGCTGAACCGCCGGCCCGATGCGGCGGAACGGCTGATTGAAACGGCGGAACAATTGAAACGGGAAAAGGAAGGAACGGCTTCGCAGGAAGGACATGAGGCTCAGTTGCTGTGGCGTAAAGATACCACGGTGGAAGAACGGCTGCAGTATGCACTGGTGAAAGGGTTTTCGGACTACCTGGAAGAGGATTTGCAGGAAGCGCTTTCCCGTTATCCGAATGCGGTGAGCATCATTGAAGGTCCGCTGATGGCGGGCATGAACCATGTGGGCGATTTGTTCGGCTCGGGTAAGATGTTCTTGCCGCAGGTGGTCAAGACGGCGCGGACCATGAAGAAGGCCGTAGCCATTCTCCAGCCTTATATCGAGGCGGAAAAGGAGGAGGGTGCCCGTAGTGCCGGAAAGGTGCTGGTGGCCACGGTGAAGGGCGACGTGCACGACATCGGGAAGAACATCGTATCGGTGGTCATGGCGTGCAACAACTATGAGATTATCGATTTGGGTGTGATGGTGCCGGCAGAGACAATTGTGGAGACGGCTATCCGGGAAAAAGTGGATATCGTAGGGTTGAGCGGACTGATTACACCTTCATTGGAGGAAATGGTGCATGTGGTGACGGAACTGCAGCGTGCGGGAGTGGATGTGCCGGTGATGATTGGAGGGGCAACCACCTCGAAATTGCACACGGCCTTGAAGATTGCGCCCGTATATCATGCGCCGGTAGTGTATATGAAAGATGCTTCGCAGAATGCGCTGGTGGCTGCCAAACTGCTGAATCCGGAACAACGTCCGGCCTTTGTAGAGGCGTTGAACGAGGAGTATCAGGCCTTGCGCGACAAGAACAAGCAGAAAGTGGTGAAGACGGTGTCACTGGAAGAAGCGAAGAAAAACAAGTTGAATCTTTGGGATTAA
- a CDS encoding uracil-DNA glycosylase: MNVQIEEGWKKALAPEFEKDYFVRLTDFVRQEYKLTTVYPPGRLIFNAFNLCPFDKVKVVIIGQDPYHGPGQAHGLCFSVNDGVPFPPSLQNIFKEIHDDLGTPMPASGNLTRWAEQGVLLLNATLTVRAHQAGSHQRRGWEEFTDAAIRVLAEQKEHLVFILWGSYAQKKGAFIDRNKHLVLTSVHPSPLSAYNGFFGNKHFSRTNEYLVAHGETPINW, encoded by the coding sequence ATGAATGTACAGATAGAAGAAGGATGGAAAAAGGCGTTGGCCCCGGAGTTTGAAAAGGATTATTTTGTCCGGCTGACGGATTTTGTCCGCCAGGAATACAAGCTGACCACAGTATATCCTCCCGGACGGTTGATTTTCAATGCGTTCAACCTTTGTCCCTTTGATAAGGTGAAGGTGGTGATTATCGGGCAGGACCCGTATCACGGACCGGGACAGGCGCATGGACTGTGTTTTTCGGTGAATGACGGGGTACCGTTTCCGCCTTCTTTGCAGAATATATTCAAGGAGATTCATGATGATTTGGGTACTCCGATGCCTGCGAGCGGGAATCTGACCCGGTGGGCAGAGCAGGGGGTACTGCTGTTGAACGCTACGTTGACGGTACGGGCGCATCAGGCGGGTTCCCATCAGCGGAGAGGTTGGGAGGAGTTTACGGATGCGGCCATTCGGGTATTGGCTGAGCAGAAAGAACATCTGGTATTTATCCTGTGGGGTTCTTATGCCCAGAAGAAGGGAGCTTTTATCGACCGCAACAAGCATCTGGTGTTGACTTCCGTACATCCTTCGCCTTTGTCGGCCTACAATGGATTCTTCGGCAACAAGCATTTTAGCCGTACCAACGAGTATCTGGTGGCTCATGGCGAGACACCCATCAACTGGTAA
- the asnA gene encoding aspartate--ammonia ligase, whose amino-acid sequence MSYLIKPVGYKPLLDMKQTELGIKQIKEFFQQNLSSELRLRRVTAPLFVLKGMGINDDLNGTERPVTFPIKDLGDQQAEVVHSLAKWKRLTLADYQIEPGYGIYTDMNAIRADEELGNIHSLYVDQWDWERVITPEQRTVDFLKSIVTRIYAAMRRTEYMICEMYPQIKSFLPHDVHFIHSEDLLQMYPDKTAKERENLITERFGAVFIIGIGNKLSNGQPHDLRAPDYDDYTTIDPKTGLPGLNGDLLVWNDVLQRAFEISSMGIRVDKAAMLKQLELAGKEERTKLYFHQRLLNDTLPLTIGGGIGQSRLCMLYLKKAHIGEIQASIWPEEMRKECARLGMQLI is encoded by the coding sequence ATGAGTTACCTTATAAAACCTGTCGGCTACAAGCCGTTGCTTGACATGAAGCAAACCGAACTGGGTATCAAGCAGATTAAAGAATTTTTCCAGCAGAACCTTTCTTCCGAACTTCGCTTGCGGCGTGTAACCGCTCCTTTGTTCGTCCTGAAAGGAATGGGTATCAACGACGACTTGAACGGTACGGAACGTCCGGTCACCTTCCCGATAAAGGACCTGGGCGACCAGCAGGCGGAAGTGGTTCATTCACTGGCCAAATGGAAGCGACTGACTTTGGCCGACTACCAGATTGAACCGGGTTACGGTATCTATACCGACATGAACGCGATTCGTGCCGACGAGGAACTGGGCAACATCCACTCCCTGTATGTGGACCAGTGGGACTGGGAACGGGTTATCACGCCGGAACAGCGGACAGTAGATTTTCTGAAAAGCATCGTGACCCGCATCTATGCGGCCATGCGACGCACGGAATACATGATTTGTGAGATGTATCCGCAAATCAAATCCTTCCTTCCGCACGACGTGCATTTCATCCACTCGGAAGATTTGTTGCAGATGTACCCCGACAAGACTGCCAAGGAGCGTGAGAACCTGATTACCGAACGTTTCGGGGCTGTATTCATCATCGGTATCGGCAACAAGCTGAGCAACGGACAACCGCACGACCTGCGTGCTCCCGACTATGACGACTATACCACCATCGACCCGAAGACCGGACTGCCGGGACTGAACGGAGACTTGCTGGTATGGAACGACGTACTGCAGCGCGCTTTCGAAATTTCTTCCATGGGTATCCGTGTGGACAAAGCTGCCATGCTCAAGCAGCTGGAACTGGCCGGAAAAGAGGAACGTACCAAACTTTATTTCCACCAGCGCCTGCTGAACGATACATTGCCGCTCACCATCGGAGGAGGTATCGGACAGTCACGTCTGTGCATGCTTTACCTGAAGAAAGCCCATATCGGAGAAATCCAAGCCAGCATCTGGCCGGAAGAGATGCGCAAAGAATGTGCACGTCTGGGCATGCAGCTCATCTGA
- the rfbB gene encoding dTDP-glucose 4,6-dehydratase, producing MKTYLVTGAAGFIGANYIKYILAKHDDIKVIILDALTYAGNLETISSDIDNERCFFVKGNICDRDLADRLFAEYKFDYIVNFAAESHVDRSIENPQLFLQTNILGTQNLLDAARRAWVTGKDENGYPTWRKGVRFHQVSTDEVYGSLGAEGYFTEETPLCPHSPYSASKTSADLIVMAYRDTYKMPVTISRCSNNYGPYHFPEKLIPLIIKNILEGKRLPVYGNGTNVRDWLYVEDHCKAIDMIINKGKDGEIYNVGGHNEKQNIEIVKLTIATIHRIMTEQPEYRNVLKKKEMTADGQISIDWINDSLITFVKDRLGHDQRYAIDPTKITRELGWTPETKFEDGIVKTIKWYLDHQAWVKNVTSGEYQNYYDNMYKNR from the coding sequence ATGAAAACTTATCTAGTTACTGGAGCTGCCGGATTCATCGGAGCCAATTATATCAAATATATCCTGGCCAAGCATGATGACATCAAGGTAATCATTCTGGACGCTTTGACATACGCTGGAAACCTGGAAACCATTTCATCCGACATCGACAATGAACGCTGCTTCTTCGTAAAAGGAAACATCTGCGACCGCGACCTGGCCGACCGGCTGTTTGCTGAGTACAAATTTGACTACATCGTGAACTTCGCCGCCGAGAGCCATGTGGACCGCAGCATCGAAAATCCGCAACTCTTCCTGCAGACGAACATTCTGGGCACACAAAACCTGCTGGATGCCGCCCGCCGTGCATGGGTGACCGGGAAAGACGAAAACGGCTATCCTACGTGGAGAAAAGGAGTCCGCTTCCACCAGGTATCTACCGATGAGGTGTATGGTTCTTTGGGAGCAGAAGGTTATTTCACCGAAGAAACGCCTCTTTGCCCGCACAGTCCGTACAGCGCTTCCAAGACCAGTGCCGACCTAATCGTCATGGCATATCGGGATACCTACAAGATGCCGGTGACCATCAGCCGCTGTTCCAATAACTATGGTCCGTATCACTTCCCGGAAAAACTGATTCCGCTCATCATCAAAAACATTCTGGAAGGAAAAAGACTTCCCGTATATGGCAACGGAACCAACGTGCGCGACTGGCTGTACGTGGAAGACCACTGCAAGGCTATCGACATGATTATCAACAAGGGTAAAGACGGAGAAATCTACAATGTAGGCGGACACAACGAGAAGCAGAACATTGAAATTGTCAAACTGACCATCGCCACCATTCATCGGATAATGACCGAGCAACCTGAGTATCGGAACGTGCTCAAAAAGAAAGAAATGACTGCCGACGGACAAATCAGCATTGACTGGATCAACGATTCACTGATTACCTTTGTCAAGGACCGGTTGGGACACGACCAGCGCTACGCCATCGACCCTACCAAGATTACCCGCGAACTGGGATGGACGCCCGAAACCAAGTTTGAAGACGGTATCGTCAAAACCATCAAATGGTATCTCGACCACCAGGCATGGGTAAAGAACGTCACCAGTGGGGAGTACCAGAATTACTACGACAACATGTACAAGAATCGCTGA
- a CDS encoding metallophosphoesterase — MKRIGLLSDTHGYWDERYLKYFDTCDEIWHAGDIGSQEVADRLAAFRPLRAVYGNIDGQDMRLRFPEINRFQLEGTDVLMKHIGGYPGKYDPSVRQILATQPPQLFISGHSHILKVKYDPRLHLLHINPGAAGKYGFHKVRTLVRFSITDGNFSDLEVIELND; from the coding sequence ATGAAAAGAATAGGACTTCTGTCCGATACCCATGGCTATTGGGACGAACGTTATCTGAAATATTTTGACACCTGCGACGAGATATGGCATGCCGGAGACATCGGCTCACAGGAAGTGGCCGACCGGTTGGCAGCCTTCCGCCCCCTGCGGGCCGTATATGGAAATATCGACGGTCAGGACATGCGCCTCCGTTTTCCGGAAATCAACCGTTTCCAGCTGGAAGGAACCGACGTACTGATGAAACACATCGGAGGATATCCGGGAAAATATGACCCTTCCGTCCGGCAGATTCTCGCCACGCAGCCCCCACAGCTGTTTATCAGTGGGCACTCCCATATCCTGAAGGTGAAATACGACCCTCGCCTGCACCTGCTGCACATCAATCCGGGGGCCGCCGGGAAATACGGTTTCCATAAGGTGCGTACCTTGGTACGCTTCTCCATAACCGACGGTAATTTCTCCGATTTGGAGGTTATTGAACTGAATGATTAA